A single region of the Acidimicrobiales bacterium genome encodes:
- a CDS encoding ferredoxin--nitrite reductase — MRADPARAKREGLTLDLDRVAAAGPAALTPDDHYRLKTYGVCAQRHTDLFMLRMRVPGGRLSPRQVSAVSEAARRFGGGWLHLTTRQNVELHSIRLQDVPAIRDLLEPVGLFGRSACGHTVRNVMACPESATSAEVPFDVQPDAEHLSRVLVAESEHLNVRLPSRVNIVFGGCSECSTDALVNDIGLVPTVREGLPGYQVWVGGSLGSAPRLAFMLRPFLPREQVPAAVWAIIRWYMDEGDLDRPSKGRLKFVIEEKGEARFRRYFQKLFEQALESRRILSEDPAAASSGLGSWREATSPPPPELFADPLPSVEVLEPPALDKVLARAPSLGWRPGITPERRPGLATITVRIPLGDLLADELEKIAELSPDGSLVITRDQNLLIRSVPTDEVARVCGELGRLGLGPDGARGAVDVRSCPGLAFCSIAITASQPVALQIEKCLSSRLDLPKDFTVAVSGCPNSCARHQAADIGLAGGKVRVGGRVGLGYQLMLGADLAKGVVGEPVLRVLEEEAPSAVVAAVETWVALRRTGERPGETFRRVGLDVVASAIAMRLRGDPESLGSDASEAGRGGDTGLDSPSARGNERAA; from the coding sequence ATGCGCGCCGACCCCGCTCGTGCCAAACGGGAAGGGCTCACTCTCGACCTCGACCGGGTCGCCGCGGCCGGGCCGGCCGCTCTCACACCCGACGACCACTACCGCCTGAAGACCTACGGGGTGTGCGCTCAACGCCATACCGACCTCTTCATGCTGCGGATGCGAGTCCCCGGCGGGCGGCTCTCTCCCCGTCAGGTGTCTGCCGTCAGCGAGGCGGCCAGACGGTTCGGCGGTGGATGGCTGCACCTCACGACACGACAGAACGTCGAGCTGCATTCGATCCGCCTACAGGACGTCCCGGCGATACGAGACCTGCTGGAGCCGGTGGGGCTGTTCGGCCGCTCGGCCTGCGGTCACACCGTGCGCAACGTGATGGCGTGTCCCGAGTCGGCCACGTCGGCGGAGGTCCCCTTCGACGTGCAGCCGGACGCCGAGCACCTCTCCCGGGTTCTGGTGGCGGAATCGGAGCACCTGAACGTCCGGCTCCCTTCGAGAGTGAACATCGTCTTCGGCGGATGTTCTGAATGCTCGACCGACGCCCTGGTGAACGACATCGGCCTGGTTCCCACGGTGCGCGAAGGACTGCCGGGTTACCAGGTCTGGGTGGGTGGGAGTCTCGGCTCGGCCCCACGCCTGGCTTTCATGCTCCGCCCCTTCCTGCCACGCGAACAGGTACCTGCGGCCGTGTGGGCAATCATCCGCTGGTACATGGACGAAGGCGATCTGGACCGACCTTCCAAGGGACGCCTCAAGTTCGTGATCGAAGAGAAAGGCGAGGCACGATTCCGACGTTACTTCCAGAAGCTCTTCGAGCAAGCACTCGAATCCAGACGCATCCTGAGCGAAGATCCCGCAGCTGCTTCCTCGGGCCTGGGGTCTTGGCGAGAAGCGACGTCTCCACCGCCCCCCGAGCTCTTTGCCGATCCTCTACCTTCCGTCGAGGTCCTCGAACCGCCGGCTCTCGACAAGGTCCTCGCACGGGCCCCTTCCTTGGGATGGCGGCCCGGCATCACACCCGAACGCCGCCCGGGCCTCGCGACCATCACCGTGCGGATCCCGCTCGGCGACCTGCTGGCCGACGAACTGGAGAAGATCGCGGAACTCTCGCCAGACGGAAGCCTCGTGATCACCAGAGACCAGAACCTGCTGATCCGGTCCGTCCCCACCGACGAGGTGGCCCGGGTCTGCGGTGAGCTCGGCCGTCTCGGCCTCGGTCCAGACGGAGCACGAGGAGCCGTCGACGTCAGGTCCTGCCCCGGCCTCGCCTTCTGCTCCATCGCGATCACGGCCAGTCAGCCGGTCGCTCTCCAGATCGAGAAGTGCCTGTCTTCGCGGCTCGACCTCCCGAAGGACTTCACAGTCGCGGTCTCCGGCTGCCCCAACTCGTGTGCCCGCCATCAGGCGGCAGACATAGGCCTCGCAGGGGGGAAGGTGCGTGTCGGAGGGCGGGTCGGACTGGGATACCAGTTGATGCTCGGCGCAGACCTCGCCAAGGGCGTCGTGGGTGAGCCGGTCCTCCGTGTGCTCGAAGAAGAGGCCCCGTCGGCGGTCGTCGCGGCCGTGGAAACCTGGGTCGCCCTCCGACGTACGGGCGAACGTCCGGGCGAGACGTTCCGTCGCGTCGGCTTGGACGTGGTCGCCTCCGCCATCGCCATGAGACTGCGCGGCGACCCCGAATCGCTCGGTTCGGATGCCTCCGAAGCTGGACGAGGAGGCGACACGGGCCTGGACAGCCCCTCGGCTCGCGGAAACGAGAGGGCCGCCTGA
- the rpe gene encoding ribulose-phosphate 3-epimerase, with translation MIIPSVLPADMARLGEECEALEKAGVDRIQFDVMDGRFVPNLTFGPDVIAACRRYVSVPFEAHLMVERPDDMLERYVRAGCEIVIVHAEACRHLHRTLGRIADHGATPAVALNPATPAEAVRHVLDLVGLVLVMTVNPGFGGQDYIPSMEAKILQVREMIRSAGVDVEIEVDGGIGPETVAGAVRAGATALVAGSSLYRDPEGLEHAVADLRSRALAAMEEAGSGRES, from the coding sequence GTGATCATCCCGTCAGTGCTGCCTGCAGACATGGCGCGTCTCGGAGAGGAGTGCGAGGCGTTGGAGAAAGCGGGTGTTGACAGGATCCAGTTCGACGTGATGGACGGCCGGTTCGTACCGAACCTCACCTTCGGACCGGACGTGATAGCCGCCTGCCGACGCTACGTATCCGTGCCGTTCGAAGCCCACCTGATGGTCGAACGCCCCGACGACATGCTCGAGCGCTACGTCAGGGCGGGCTGCGAGATCGTGATAGTGCACGCCGAGGCGTGCAGGCACCTGCACCGGACCCTCGGGCGCATCGCCGATCACGGAGCCACCCCGGCAGTGGCCCTGAACCCGGCCACGCCGGCCGAGGCGGTGAGGCACGTCCTGGACCTCGTCGGGCTAGTCCTGGTCATGACGGTGAACCCCGGGTTCGGGGGACAGGATTACATACCCAGCATGGAGGCAAAGATCCTCCAGGTGCGGGAGATGATCCGGTCGGCCGGCGTGGACGTCGAGATCGAGGTCGACGGCGGGATAGGGCCCGAGACGGTGGCAGGCGCGGTGCGTGCCGGGGCGACCGCATTGGTGGCAGGTAGCTCGCTGTACCGGGACCCGGAGGGTCTCGAACACGCCGTCGCAGATCTCAGGTCACGTGCCCTTGCAGCGATGGAGGAAGCCGGATCCGGAAGGGAGTCGTGA
- the clpP2 gene encoding ATP-dependent Clp protease proteolytic subunit 2 gives MAPAEPPLLPVAQSLVSAEQKLDIFNRLLKERIVFLGTEVTDEVANYITAQLLYLEGEDPEKDIWLYINSPGGSVSAGMAIYDTMQFVAPDVATICLGLGASMGQFLLCAGAPGKRYALPHARILMHQPMGGIQGVAADVAIQAEQMAYIKRLMAERIAYHTGQTVEQIERDSDRDRWFTAQEAKEYGIIDHVIVKRGEII, from the coding sequence ATGGCACCAGCAGAACCACCTCTTCTGCCCGTGGCTCAGTCGCTCGTGAGCGCAGAGCAGAAGTTGGACATCTTCAACCGACTGTTGAAGGAGAGGATCGTCTTCCTCGGCACCGAGGTCACAGATGAGGTGGCGAACTACATAACCGCCCAGCTCCTCTACCTGGAGGGCGAGGATCCCGAGAAGGACATCTGGCTGTACATCAACTCGCCCGGGGGTTCCGTGTCGGCGGGGATGGCGATCTACGACACGATGCAGTTCGTGGCGCCCGACGTCGCCACCATATGCCTCGGTCTGGGCGCTTCCATGGGGCAGTTCCTGCTGTGTGCGGGGGCTCCCGGGAAGCGTTACGCCCTGCCCCATGCCCGAATCCTCATGCACCAGCCGATGGGCGGGATCCAGGGTGTAGCTGCCGACGTGGCCATCCAGGCCGAGCAGATGGCCTACATAAAGCGCCTGATGGCCGAACGGATCGCCTACCACACCGGTCAGACGGTCGAGCAGATCGAGCGGGACTCCGACCGGGACCGCTGGTTCACGGCCCAGGAGGCCAAGGAGTACGGCATCATCGACCACGTGATCGTCAAGCGGGGCGAGATCATCTGA
- a CDS encoding ABC transporter ATP-binding protein, with protein MSDFAIEFQDATKVYRRRGRRVVALDAASFRVEGPGVHALLGPNGAGKTTVLRALLGLIRLSSGWCSLLGERCGGSAHRVMARTGSLVEVPRFPASMSARRVLEIQRRLLGVGRSRVSDVLELVGLDERADDRVGGFSLGMRQRLGLAVALLGEPAVLVLDEPANGLDPPGIRELRALLRRVADTGVLVFVSSHLLGEVEQISDTVTVVSRGRCVYSGPLTSLQSTGFTLVRTTASPEVAAQVLRRAGWRVTVVGEELHVAESGRPPGSISRTLAEEAIHLVELRPVERSLDDAFAELVGVGTQDSDSAETFADGQSPFGGQISPVDGKAGVIR; from the coding sequence TTGAGCGACTTCGCGATCGAATTTCAGGATGCGACCAAGGTATATCGTCGCCGAGGGCGGCGGGTGGTGGCTTTGGATGCAGCGTCTTTTCGGGTGGAGGGGCCTGGGGTTCACGCTCTCTTGGGTCCGAACGGTGCCGGGAAGACGACCGTGCTGCGGGCTCTGCTCGGGTTGATCCGTCTCTCCTCTGGTTGGTGTTCGTTGTTGGGAGAGCGATGTGGTGGGTCGGCCCATCGGGTCATGGCCCGCACGGGCTCTCTTGTCGAGGTCCCTCGTTTCCCAGCGTCGATGTCGGCGAGAAGGGTGCTGGAGATTCAGCGCCGGCTGCTCGGTGTCGGTCGGTCGCGAGTGTCCGACGTGCTCGAACTCGTGGGTCTCGACGAGAGAGCCGATGATCGGGTCGGCGGATTCTCACTCGGCATGCGGCAGCGACTCGGGTTGGCGGTGGCGCTGCTCGGTGAGCCGGCGGTGTTGGTGTTGGACGAGCCTGCGAATGGCTTGGATCCACCGGGCATCCGTGAGTTGCGCGCCTTGTTACGTCGTGTCGCAGACACGGGCGTTCTAGTGTTCGTGTCGTCTCACCTGCTCGGAGAGGTGGAGCAGATCAGCGACACGGTGACTGTCGTGAGCAGAGGGCGGTGTGTGTACAGCGGCCCTCTGACCTCACTGCAATCGACGGGATTCACTCTCGTCAGGACCACGGCCTCACCCGAAGTGGCTGCCCAGGTGCTTCGACGGGCGGGTTGGCGGGTGACGGTCGTAGGAGAAGAGTTGCACGTCGCGGAAAGCGGTCGGCCGCCGGGTTCCATATCCCGGACCCTGGCGGAAGAAGCCATCCATCTCGTCGAGCTCCGCCCCGTGGAGAGATCCTTGGACGACGCTTTCGCCGAGCTCGTCGGCGTCGGCACGCAAGACTCCGACTCGGCCGAGACGTTTGCGGATGGGCAAAGTCCCTTCGGTGGGCAGATAAGCCCCGTCGACGGGAAGGCCGGTGTGATTCGATGA
- the dcyD gene encoding D-cysteine desulfhydrase has product MRERLDLAATGTPMQPMQRLGAALGFEEGMLWVKRDDLTGLVGGGNKARKLEYLLADALDKGCDVLVTGGAPQSNHVRATAAAAAKSGLRCVAVLAGDGSFDVDGNLLLDELLGAEIVWSGEWDAVGVERKLAETCLRLESEGARPYEVPLGGASEVGTLGYVAAAEEIARQAPPGAVVYTASGTGGTQAGLVVGFGHHSRVVGVDVGALEDLPDRIDRLVAATASAAEMPMPDGRIRLDRDHVGPGYGVPSEEALEAIALVARTEGLVLDPVYSAKAMAALIDDSRSGRLQPDRPVVFLHTGGLPSVFSSNYAEAILRAVRAGGVEPPRAGPTGT; this is encoded by the coding sequence GTGAGGGAGAGGCTGGACTTGGCCGCGACGGGCACACCGATGCAACCCATGCAGCGTCTCGGGGCTGCACTCGGTTTCGAGGAGGGGATGCTCTGGGTGAAGCGGGACGACCTCACCGGCCTCGTGGGGGGTGGCAACAAGGCGCGCAAGCTCGAGTATCTCCTCGCCGACGCGCTGGACAAGGGGTGCGACGTGCTGGTCACGGGCGGCGCTCCTCAGTCGAACCACGTCCGGGCCACTGCCGCCGCGGCGGCGAAGAGCGGTCTGCGCTGTGTCGCGGTGCTGGCGGGGGACGGATCCTTCGACGTGGACGGGAACCTGTTGCTCGACGAGCTGCTCGGCGCGGAGATCGTCTGGTCGGGGGAGTGGGACGCCGTCGGTGTGGAACGGAAGCTGGCGGAGACCTGTCTGCGACTGGAATCCGAGGGGGCACGCCCGTACGAGGTTCCTCTCGGCGGAGCGTCGGAGGTCGGCACTCTCGGATATGTGGCCGCGGCGGAGGAAATAGCCCGTCAGGCACCTCCCGGTGCGGTGGTGTACACCGCCTCGGGGACGGGTGGGACCCAGGCGGGGCTCGTGGTCGGCTTCGGCCACCACAGCCGGGTGGTTGGTGTGGACGTCGGCGCGCTCGAAGACCTACCGGATCGGATCGACAGGCTCGTCGCCGCCACGGCTTCGGCTGCGGAGATGCCGATGCCGGACGGTCGTATCCGGCTAGATCGTGACCACGTGGGTCCGGGGTATGGAGTACCGAGCGAGGAGGCCCTCGAGGCGATAGCTCTCGTCGCCCGCACGGAGGGTCTGGTCCTAGACCCGGTTTACTCGGCCAAGGCCATGGCGGCGCTGATAGACGACAGCCGCTCGGGCCGCCTCCAGCCGGACAGGCCGGTCGTGTTCCTGCACACGGGTGGGTTGCCTTCCGTATTCTCCTCCAATTACGCGGAGGCGATCTTGCGCGCCGTGCGGGCGGGGGGAGTCGAACCCCCACGGGCCGGGCCCACAGGGACCTAA
- a CDS encoding alanine racemase, with translation MHIDQIPTPALLVDLPTLRHNIAVMSEALPGSRLRPHVKAFKCTSLAKLLAEAGHRAFCCATAKEMVGMAEAGLGDDLLLANELLDPQRLATLAGLARADRARVTVAVDSPETVEAAAAAGIPEVLVDVDVGLPRCGCRPEDAGRIADLARSKGMTVRGVMGYEGHVVGNPDRAWRAAEVEKSMAILTKAHEEVGGDVVSAGGTGTYDLNRWATEIQAGSYVLMDTEYAKLGLPFRIGLSIWTTVLSVSEGWAACDAGLKALGMDHGNPTIEGSTVFFCSDEHTTFIPEGGWRPKPGEKIRMLPAHIDPTIARHERMWLVEGDEVVDVWPVDLRHW, from the coding sequence ATGCACATCGACCAGATCCCCACCCCTGCTCTACTGGTTGACCTCCCGACACTCCGCCACAACATCGCGGTGATGAGCGAGGCCCTCCCAGGGAGCCGCCTGCGTCCGCACGTCAAGGCCTTCAAGTGCACGAGCCTGGCGAAGCTGCTCGCCGAGGCAGGGCACAGGGCTTTCTGCTGTGCGACGGCGAAGGAGATGGTCGGCATGGCCGAGGCGGGTCTCGGCGATGATCTCCTGCTGGCTAACGAACTGTTGGACCCGCAGAGGCTGGCGACTCTCGCCGGGCTCGCCCGGGCCGACAGGGCGCGGGTCACCGTCGCCGTCGACTCGCCGGAGACGGTGGAGGCGGCCGCCGCCGCCGGGATCCCCGAGGTGCTGGTCGACGTCGACGTAGGGCTGCCCAGGTGCGGGTGCCGACCCGAAGACGCCGGTCGAATAGCCGACCTGGCCCGCTCCAAGGGGATGACCGTGCGCGGCGTGATGGGGTACGAGGGTCACGTGGTGGGGAACCCCGACCGGGCGTGGAGGGCCGCAGAGGTGGAGAAGTCGATGGCGATCCTCACCAAGGCGCACGAAGAGGTCGGGGGAGATGTCGTCTCGGCCGGGGGGACGGGTACCTACGACCTGAACAGGTGGGCGACCGAGATACAGGCGGGCTCATATGTGCTGATGGACACCGAGTACGCGAAGCTGGGCCTCCCCTTCCGCATCGGGCTGTCAATCTGGACGACGGTCCTCTCTGTATCGGAGGGATGGGCGGCGTGTGACGCCGGCCTGAAGGCTCTCGGGATGGACCACGGCAACCCGACGATCGAGGGGTCGACCGTGTTCTTCTGCTCCGACGAGCACACCACGTTCATCCCCGAGGGAGGCTGGAGGCCCAAGCCGGGGGAGAAGATCCGCATGCTCCCGGCGCACATCGACCCGACGATCGCCAGGCACGAGCGGATGTGGCTCGTCGAAGGAGACGAGGTGGTGGACGTGTGGCCGGTCGACCTCAGGCATTGGTGA
- the rph gene encoding ribonuclease PH: protein MSETVGELMRGDGRAPDETREVVFERDFTDAADGSVLVRFGRTVVLCTASVQADTPRWLEGQGRGWVTAEYSMLPGSSPDRVAREVAKGRPSGRTQEIQRLIGRSLRAACDLEALGERSIIVDCDVLQADGGTRTASITGGLVALHDACSRLLAAGELERHPVARLVAAVSVGVVDGVELLDLAYEEDSRAEVDMNVVACDDGRLVEVQGTAEGDPFDRACLDRLLDLAFVGIRRLLDAQRSLLESPPPARAAR from the coding sequence ATGTCCGAGACGGTTGGTGAACTGATGAGAGGCGACGGCAGGGCGCCGGACGAGACGAGGGAGGTGGTCTTCGAACGCGACTTCACCGACGCCGCAGACGGGTCGGTGCTCGTCCGGTTCGGCCGGACGGTCGTGTTGTGCACGGCGTCCGTCCAGGCCGACACGCCGCGATGGCTGGAAGGTCAGGGGCGAGGCTGGGTCACCGCCGAATATTCGATGCTCCCGGGTTCTTCCCCCGACCGTGTGGCGCGAGAGGTCGCCAAGGGCCGCCCGTCGGGTCGTACGCAGGAGATCCAGCGGCTCATCGGACGGTCCCTCAGAGCCGCATGCGACCTGGAGGCGCTGGGCGAGCGTTCGATCATCGTCGACTGCGACGTCCTGCAAGCAGACGGCGGCACCAGGACCGCCTCCATCACCGGCGGACTGGTGGCCCTGCACGACGCGTGCAGCCGCCTGCTGGCCGCAGGGGAGCTGGAGAGGCACCCGGTCGCCAGGCTCGTCGCCGCGGTGTCGGTCGGCGTGGTGGACGGCGTGGAGTTGCTGGACCTCGCCTACGAAGAGGACTCGAGGGCGGAGGTGGACATGAACGTCGTCGCCTGCGACGACGGGCGGCTCGTCGAGGTGCAGGGGACCGCCGAGGGAGACCCGTTCGACAGGGCCTGTCTCGATCGTCTGCTCGACCTGGCCTTCGTCGGTATCCGCAGGCTGCTGGACGCTCAGCGCTCGCTTCTGGAATCTCCACCGCCGGCCCGTGCGGCTCGTTGA
- a CDS encoding MBL fold metallo-hydrolase codes for MTLTVLGCSGSYPGPSQAASGYLVEVDGFHLLVDCGSGVAARLQEHVSLGDVDAVVLTHCHPDHWVDLMSLRTAWRYALGREGVPVFGTAETLEMVEKIAQSGAAPTLRWTVVSDGSEVEVGPMRLRFARTEHYVETLAVRVDHGEATLVYSADTGDAWSMADLADSPNLALVESSFLERSEGERVLHLTPAEAARIAREARARRLVLTHLLPGEDPSAHVAAAREVFNGPVEVAAPDRRWRVHV; via the coding sequence ATGACCCTCACCGTGTTGGGATGTTCGGGGAGCTACCCGGGCCCCTCCCAGGCAGCCTCGGGATATCTAGTCGAGGTGGACGGGTTCCACCTGTTGGTCGACTGCGGGTCTGGAGTTGCCGCCCGACTGCAGGAGCACGTCTCCTTGGGCGACGTCGACGCCGTGGTCCTCACCCACTGTCATCCCGACCACTGGGTGGACCTCATGTCCCTGCGGACCGCTTGGCGCTATGCACTCGGCAGGGAGGGCGTGCCGGTGTTCGGGACGGCCGAGACGCTCGAGATGGTGGAGAAGATCGCCCAGTCGGGTGCGGCGCCGACGCTCCGGTGGACCGTCGTCTCCGACGGGTCGGAAGTAGAAGTGGGGCCGATGAGGCTGCGCTTCGCCCGCACCGAGCACTACGTCGAGACGCTCGCGGTGAGGGTCGACCACGGGGAGGCCACGCTGGTGTACTCGGCGGACACGGGCGACGCCTGGAGCATGGCAGACTTGGCCGACTCGCCGAACCTGGCGTTGGTGGAGTCGAGCTTTCTGGAACGCTCCGAAGGCGAGAGGGTGCTCCACCTCACCCCCGCCGAGGCGGCACGCATCGCACGCGAGGCGCGGGCCCGGCGGCTGGTGCTCACCCACCTACTCCCCGGCGAGGATCCGTCGGCGCATGTGGCCGCCGCCCGGGAGGTGTTCAACGGGCCCGTCGAAGTCGCGGCACCGGACCGCCGATGGAGAGTCCACGTGTGA
- the murI gene encoding glutamate racemase, with product MAAGAGDELPPDNPGSSGASDWFDRRPIGVFDSGFGGLTVARALRDLLPGEDFLYLADSARYPYGPRPTEEVVAFAQQIAKFLVAEGDVKLLVVACNTATAWALDRVRATVDVPVVGVVEPGVRALARATRSGRVGVIGTVGTVASGAYQRAVARLAPHLDLVCAACPGFVEFVERGETDGDQVRVLAERLLRPVREARVDALALGCTHYPFLARVISDAVGRDVVLVSSADETAFEVRSMLEQRREVAPADRSGGTVRYLASGDPGWFREVGARLMGEEITEVTRVVWQ from the coding sequence GTGGCAGCCGGAGCGGGAGACGAACTTCCGCCTGACAATCCTGGCAGCAGCGGCGCTTCCGACTGGTTCGATCGGCGACCCATAGGCGTCTTCGACAGCGGCTTCGGCGGACTGACGGTCGCCAGGGCGCTGCGGGACCTCCTGCCCGGCGAAGACTTTCTCTACCTCGCGGACTCCGCACGCTACCCGTACGGGCCTCGTCCCACGGAGGAGGTGGTCGCCTTCGCCCAGCAGATCGCGAAGTTCCTAGTCGCAGAGGGGGACGTGAAGTTGTTGGTGGTCGCCTGCAACACGGCCACCGCCTGGGCGCTCGACCGGGTGAGGGCGACCGTGGACGTGCCCGTGGTGGGTGTGGTCGAACCAGGTGTGAGGGCTCTGGCGAGGGCGACGCGGTCTGGGCGTGTCGGTGTGATAGGGACGGTCGGGACCGTCGCGTCGGGCGCCTATCAGCGAGCCGTCGCGCGGCTCGCGCCTCACCTGGACCTCGTGTGCGCGGCGTGCCCCGGCTTCGTCGAGTTCGTGGAGCGGGGGGAGACGGACGGAGACCAGGTGCGTGTGCTCGCCGAGAGGCTGCTCCGCCCGGTCCGCGAGGCGCGCGTGGACGCGCTCGCCCTCGGCTGCACCCACTATCCCTTCTTGGCGCGGGTCATCTCCGACGCCGTGGGTCGGGACGTCGTGCTGGTGTCCTCCGCCGACGAGACGGCGTTCGAGGTGAGGTCGATGCTCGAGCAACGGCGCGAAGTCGCCCCGGCGGACCGAAGCGGTGGGACCGTGCGTTATTTGGCGTCGGGGGACCCGGGTTGGTTCCGGGAAGTCGGTGCCCGGCTGATGGGAGAAGAGATCACCGAAGTGACGCGGGTGGTTTGGCAGTGA